A single window of Oreochromis aureus strain Israel breed Guangdong linkage group 5, ZZ_aureus, whole genome shotgun sequence DNA harbors:
- the LOC116336001 gene encoding transmembrane and coiled-coil domains protein 1-like codes for MCLNISTLERSLTPDYDSKMSLEASSSRECTCDHSEAFDDVLKYVGKLQESQSQLEEHFKNLNASYQRNYSLLFEDLQDLQNRRESLEERFIDLTEQYQNDVWNLKKELAATAEKSADRSFDATQDFYEVLEDCERRQFKLEQQQKEEDAVHPETRANTTAQTLLEKLIDVSLAFVTVLLVLMSTVSSWVAPFFKTARRMLCTLLFLILLSFLWRHWDVILEYHHLHFGN; via the exons ATGTGTCTCAACATATCAACGCTTGAGAGGTCACTGACACCCGACTACGACTCCAAGATGTCACTTGAAGCCAG TAGCTCAAGGGAGTGCACTTGTGACCACAGCGAGGCCTTTGATGATGTACTCAAGTACGTCGGTAAGCTTCAGGAAAGCCAAAGCCAACTTGAGGAACACTTTAAAAACTTAAATGCGAGTTACCAACGAAACTACTCTTTGCTCTTTGAGGACCTTCAAGACCTACAGAACAG AAGGGAATCTTTAGAAGAGCGATTCATTGACTTGACAGAACAGTATCAGAATGACGTTTGGAACTTGAAAAAAGAGTTAGCCGCCACAGCAGAGAAGAGTGCTGATCGGTCTTTTGATGCAACACAAGATTTTTAT GAGGTGCTGGAGGATTGTGAGAGACGCCAGTTCAagctggagcagcagcagaaagaagaGGACGCAGTGCATCCAGAAACACGGGCCAATACCACTGCACAGACACTACTTGAAAAACTAATCGATGTATCGCTAGCCTTTGTAACTGTGCTTTTGGTGCTGATGTCCACAGTGAGCAGCTGGGTGGCCCCATTTTTCAAGACAGCCCGTCGAATGCTTTGCACCCTGCTTTTTCTGATCCTTTTGTCTTTTCTGTGGAGGCACTGGGATGTTATTTTAGAGTATCACCATTTACACTTCGGCAATTAA
- the LOC116336011 gene encoding histone H1.8: MPPKRPPAHSTDPSESSTSEASVDEKPGKKSDAAPHPSTAIMVKEALQALDSRKGVSSQAILKYITEKYPSVDLARLKTLVRKNLKKGVENGTLVKPGNSSANTATRRFRLAPKTKPKAENAEPSVKKSPKAAKDGAKKPSKAGATKKKDAANGQTKSKEDSKPLRKSKDEEASTSKVAPAKKPKAKKAKPTGDGEETAASTKTKAKKTKEAKPGKAKVAKADSTVASKSNGKRGTKSAD; encoded by the exons ATGCCTCCCAAAAGGCCACCAGCGCACTCCACTGATCCGTCCGAATCGTCCACAAGCGAAGCGTCGGTGGATGAGAAGCCGGGAAAGAAATCAG ATGCTGCGCCTCATCCATCCACGGCGATCATGGTGAAAGAAGCACTTCAAGCGTTGGACTCGCGCAAAGGGGTTTCATCCCAGGCGATACTGAAGTATATCACAGAAAAATACCCGTCGGTGGATttggcgaggctgaagactttAGTTCGGAAAAACCTGAAGAAGGGAGTGGAAAATGGGACGCTGGTTAAGCCTGGAAACTCCAGCGCGAATACGGCCACGAGGAGATTTAGG CTTGCACCAAAGACTAAACCAAAAGCCGAAAACGCAGAGCCCAGTGTGAAGAAGTCTCCAAAAGCAGCCAAGGATGGAGCCAAGAAGCCCAGCAAAGCGG GTGCCACAAAGAAGAAAGACGCTGCAAATGGACAAACGAAGTCTAAAGAG GACTCAAAGCCTCTCAGAAAGTCAAAGGATGAAGAGGCTTCTACATCAAAGGTTGCTCCAGCAAAGAAGCCAAAGGCTAAAAAAGCTAAACCGACTGGGGATGGTGAGGAAACTGCTGCCTCGACCAAAACTAAAGCAAAGAAAACGAAGGAGGCAAAGCCTGGAAAGGCTAAGGTTGCCAAAGCGGACAGTACAGTGGCTTCTAAATCAAACGGAAAACGAGGGACAAAGTCTGCAGATTGA